Sequence from the Rhizobium sp. TH2 genome:
CGCCGATGGCCCAGGCTCCAAAGCCGATTTCGCTCACATTGCGGCCTGTGCGGCCAAACGGTCTTTCGCGCATTTGTGCTCTCCCTTTTCGCATTTTCTCTGGTCGTCAAGCTTGTACGACAACCGCGTGGCGATCCGCTTGACATGCCAATGAGATCGTATTAACAGAAAACAGGGTTGTACGACAACCCTGTAAGAATGCAAAATTTGATCGGGAGGATCAACCGTGAGATCTCTGTTATTGAGAGGCGCGTCCATGGCGCTTTGCCTCAGCGCATTCGGCTTGCCTGCAAAGGCCGAGGACATCATCAAGATCGGCGTCATCGCCGCCGAATCGGGCGCCTTCGTCTCGGCCGGCCACACATTGCCGGCGGGCGTCGGGCTCGCCATCAAGCAGATCAACGATGCGGGTGGCATCAAGGTTGGCGACAAGGTCTACAAGCTCGAAATGGTCAAGCGAGACGACCGCACAGATATCGCGACCGCGATTGCCGCCACACAGGAACTGGTGCGCGACGAGAAGGTCGCCGCGATCTTCGGCTCGGAATCACATGATTTCACGCTCGCCATGGCGAAGATCACCCAGCCGGCAAAGATCATCCACTTCGCCGGCAATTCGACGCTCGGCAAGGTGCTGACGCCGGATGGCGTGAAACCCGGCGGCGACGTCCATTATCTCTTCCAGTCCGAGCCGCAGGAGTTCCAGCGTTCAGGCTCCACCGCGCGCGGCGTGCTGTCGCTGCTTGAGCCGCTGCTCGGCTCCAAGCCCAAGAAGTCCGTGATGATCGTCGGCAACGATGCGACCGGCCAGTTCCTGTCGTCCTTCTACTTCACGGCGCTGAAAGCGGAAGGCCAGGAAGTGCCGGATATCATCTTCTACCCGCCGGATACGACTGACTTCTCGCCCTTCCTGACCAAGGCGAAGAGCTTCGATCCCGATGTCATCCACTTCTGGTACAACGGCGACTCGACGCTGACGGCACTGCCGCAGGCGCTCGAACTCGGTGCGGCCAAGAGCTACTTCCTGTTCGGCGTCGATCCCGGCATCTGGAAGGAACGCGGACTGACGGCCGACGTGCCCGTGGCGATGAGCTGCGTGCCGGTCTGCTGGGGCGCGTCGTCCAACCCCAATTCCAAGGCCTATTTCGATGCCTACTTTGCGGCAGGGGCGCCGCATGGCGTGACCTCATCGGTGTCGCTGCTCTATCACGACTATGTCCACTTCCTCGCGGAATCCTGGGTGAAGGCCGGCAGCTTCGACCCCGACAAGACCGTGGATGCGCTGATGTCGATCAAGCATTCCGGCGTCGTCTCCGACAGCCTCGCCTTCAACGAGACCCATCAGGTGACGCATGCAACGGAGGTCTGCGCCGCGGCCCCCGGTGGCGAGATCACTTGCTCGATGCAGCAGCCGCCCGAAAAGGCGCCTGAATAACCAGCCGTAACATTGCGGGAGGCGGGCCTTGCCACGCCTCCCGCACACCTAATTCCAGTTGAAGACGAGAGAACAGTGGACATTCTCCTCCAGCAACTCCTGAACGGGCTATCGATCGCCAGCGTGATCACCCTTATCGCCGTTGGCGTCACCCTGATCTTCGGCCTGACCGGAATCATCAATTTCGCCCATGGCGAATTCCTGATGGTTGGCAGCATCGTGACCTGGCTCGCCGTGAGCTCCGGCATCAGCTTCTGGATCGCCATCGTTCTTGCCATCGTAGCCGTCGCCCTCATGGGCTTCGTGCTCGAGCGCGGCCTGTTCCAGTTCACGCTGACGCGGCCGACCAACGGCTTCATCGTCTCGCTCGGGCTGATCGTGGTTCTCCAGCATATCGTGATTTTCCTCTACGACCCCAACCAGAAGAGCATTCCGCGTCCGCTGGTCACTGTCTGGGAGGTTGCTGGCGTCCGCATCGCCTCGGTGCGGCTCATGGTCATTCTGGTCACGGTCGCCGTGGTCGCGGCAACTTTCATGATGGTGACCCGCAGCCGCTACGGCCGTGCGCTGCGGGCGAGCGTGGAGGATCGTGATACGGCCGCGCTGATGGGCATCCCCGTCAGGCGCTATATCACCGGCGTCTTCGTGCTCGGCAGCGCACTGGCCGGCCTCGGCGGCGCGCTTCTGATCGCGCTATTTCCCATTACGCCCTTCACCGGCGGCACCATGGTCATGAAGGGTTTCGCGGTCGCACTGATCGGCGGCCTGGGCAATCTCTCCGGGGCCGTCGTCGCGGGCCTTATCCTCGGCCTCGTCGAGGGCTTCAGCGCCGGCTACGGCTTCGCAGAATGGACGGACGCCTACTCCTTCGGCCTGATGATCCTCGTTCTGTTGTTCCGGCCGCATGGCCTGTTCGGCGGCACCAGCGGCCCGAAGATGGCGTGAGTTGAAAGCAGCTTCATGAACAGAACGTCTTCCACTTTCCTGTCCCTTCTCCCCGTGCTGATCGCCGTCGCACTTCTGGCGCTGGTGCCGCTCTTCGGCCCGAGCAACCGGCTGCTGTCGCTCGCGATCTCCGCCGGAATCAACATCGTGGCGCTTTACGGGCTCTCCGTGTTGTTCGGTCAGACCGGCATTCTCTCGATGGGGCATGCGGCACTCGTTGGCGTCGGAGCCTATGTCGCGGCGATCTTTGCGCGCGATTTCGGCATCGGCTTCTGGCTGTCGATTCCCGCCGGTGGCCTTCTGGCAGCGGTCGCTGCCGCCATTATCGGCGTGCCATCGCTCAGGGTCAGCGGCCATCATTTCGTGATCATGACCTTCGCCTTCGGCCAGTTGCTGGCGATCGTGCTCACCAATGGCGGGGAATTCACCGGTGCCGCGACCGGCCTCGACCTGCAGATGCCGGTGATGCTGTTCGGCAGCCGCATCGATGATCTCGTGCCCTATTATCTCCTGGTCGTCGGCTTCGTCGCGCTGAGTGCGATCGCAAGCTGGTGGATCATCAATTCAAGCTACGGCCGGACCTTGAGGGCGATCCGCGAGAACGAGAAGCTCGCGGCCTCGCTCGGCATCAATGTCGGCCGCCACAAGATCGGGGCCTTCGTGGTCAGCGGCCTATTCGCCGGGGTCGCAGGCGTGCTGCTGGCCTATTTCTTCCGCCATATCTCGCCCGGCCAGTTCTCATCCTTCCCCAGCATCTATCTCGCACTCATGGTGATGATCGGCGGCGCCCGGCTGTTGCTAGGACCGCTCGCCGGCGGCATCCTGGTCGCCTTCCTGCCTGAAGTGCTGAATCTCGATCCCGTCGAGTCCCGCATCCTCTACGGCATCTGCCTGATCGCCGTGATCCTGCTTCTGCCCAACGGCCTGATCGCGGGCATCGTCGAGGCCTGGCACAGACTGTTCAAGTCACGTGTCTCCGGGCCCGAAATCACGGCCGCCAAGCAGGCATCGGAGGCGGGCCGATGAATGCCATCCTTGATATTCGCGGCCTGCGCAAACAGTTCGGCGGCGTCACGGCGCTCTCCGGCGTCGATCTCTCGATCGAGGAAGGCGAGATCCTCGGCATCGTCGGCCCAAATGGCTCCGGCAAGACAACACTCTTCAATGTCGTGACCGGCGTCTACAAGCCCACCGAGGGCAGCGTCCTATGGCATGGCAAGGACATCACCGGCCTTGCCGCTCATCAGGTGTCCGGCATCGGCATCGGCTATACTTTCCAGCAAGCGATGGCCTTTGCCGGACTGACCGTCATCGAGAACGTGCAGATCGCCTGCGAGCACGCCCGCCGTGGCACGAGGCCCTATCCTTGGACGACGCCGATGGCGCTGCTCGATTTCGTCGGCCTTTCCGCGCTGGCGAATGAACGCGCCGGCGTACTGCCCTTCGGCAATCTCCGCCTTCTCGGCGTTGCACTCGCGCTGGCAACGCGACCAACACTGATCCTGCTCGATGAGCCGGCCGCTGGCCTCAACGATCGCGAGACGGCAACGCTGGTCGGCCTTGTCAGGCAGTTTCCTGACCACGGCATCAGTGTCTGCGTCATCGATCACGACATGAAGCTGATGCGGATGTTGTGCAAACGCCTCGTCGTGCTCGACTTCGGCTCCAAGATCGCCGACGGGCCGACGGAGGACGTGCTGCACGATCCCAAGGTTCTGGAAGTCTACCTGGGAGGCGCGCTGTGACCCTGCTGTCCGTCTCCAATGTCACGACCGGCTACGGCCCGACCACGGTCAATCGCGATGTCTCGCTGACGCTGGGCGAAAACGAGATCGTCACCATCCTCGGGCCAAACGGCGCCGGCAAGTCCACGCTTCTGCGCACGATAGCCGGGCTGGTGAAACCCCGAACCGGCACCGTCACGTTCGATGGCGTCGACCTCACCGGCCAGCCTCCGGATGTGATGGCGAAGCGCGGCGTGGTGCTGGTGCCCGAGGGACGTCGCATCTTTGCCGACATGACGGTCGAGGAGAATATGCGGCTCGGCGCCTATACCCGCCGCGACGGCGACCAGGTCGAGGCCGATATCCTGACCATGGAGAGCTTCTTCCCGATCCTCGCGACCAAGCGGCGCCAGAAGGGCGGCTCGCTCTCCGGCGGCCAGCAGCAGATGCTGGCCATCGCCCGGGGCCTGATGGCACGGCCGCGGGTGCTGCTTCTGGACGAACCATCGCTCGGCCTGTCGCCGCTGCTGGTCAAGGAAATCCAGGCGATCATCCTCGGCATCGGCGAGCGCTTCGGCGCCTCGGTATTGCTGGTCGAGCAGAATGCCGGTCTCGCACTGTCGATCGCCTCGCGCGGCTACCTCATGCAGAACGGCCGCATCGCGATCTCCGGCGCGATCTCCGAATTGCGGGACATGTCGCTGATGCGCGAGCTCTATCTCGGTGGCATCACGGAGCAGGCATCATGAGCCGGGATGCGACAATGGAGGAACCCCATGCCTTTCCACGTCACGCCGCTTGACCGCTCAGTTCATCCGGTAGGCCTGGCCGCGCAGGTCTTCGAAGCGCGCGGCGCTCTTGGTCAGGTGGCCGCGAATGCTGCGTCGGGCCCCGGCCTCGTCGCCCTCGAGAATGGCCGAGAAAATCGCATGATGTTCCTTGCGCATCCGCCCCGCGTGCTTGAGGCGTTCGGCCGGCGTCATGACATCGAGCCGCGCCCATTGCCGCGGCACCATGGCGCTGCCGAATGTGTCGAACAGCCGGGCGTAATAGGAATTCTGCGTGGCGACCAGGATCGAGCGGTGGAAGGCAAAATCCTCCTCGGCGCCATAGCCGCCGGCCGCAATCGCCGCATCCAGCGCATCGAGACGCTCCTTTATACGGACAATATCCTCATCGGTACGTCGTACCGATGCCAGCCCCGCAGCCTCCACTTCGATGCCGAGACGAAGCTCCAGCACGCGCAGCACCTCGTCGATCGATTCGAGATCGTTCGGCACGATGGAGAAGGAGCGCGGATTGGGATCGTTGGCAACGAAGGCGCCGAGCCCCTGCCGCGTGTTGATGAGACCCTTTGCGCGCAGCGTCGCCAGCGCCTCGCGCACGACAGTCCGGCTCACGCCCGTCGCCGTCATGATCGCCTGTTCCGTCGGCAGCCGCTGGCCCGGTTTCAGGTCGCCGGATTCGATCTGTGCGATCAGCGTATCGGCAAGCCCGCTGCGCAGGTTCGGCGTCTGCTGGATCATGTTGAAAAGCGAGGCTTCCTTTTCAGTCATCGTGTTCGAAAATCCTGCGGGCCCGTGGCGATGATGTTAGCTAACTGAATAGCGCGAGAAAAGCAAAACGCACGCTGAGTGCGCATGGGAGGACGACATGAAAGAACGGATCGGCTTCATCGGCCTGGGTGCCATGGGTTCCGGCATGGCGGGCAATCTGCTGGCCAAGGGCTGGCCGCTGACGGTGCTCGCACACACCCGGCGCGAGGCCATCGACCAACTCGTCGCCAAGGGCGCCACGGAGGCTGTGACGCCACGGGAGCTTGCACTTGCCAGCGATGTGGTCATTCTCTGCGTCACTGGATCGCCTCAGGTGGAGCAGATCGTGAAGGGCAGGGATGGTCTCGTCTCCGCCGGCAAGCCGCTCTTGATCGTTGATTGCTCGACCTCAAATCCGGCCGTGACCACCCATCTCGCGCCGGAACTGGCGGCCCAGGGCATCGCGCTCGTTGATGCGCCACTGGCTCGCACTCCGAAGGAAGCGGCCGAGGGCAAGCTCGATGTCATGGTCGGCGGCGCGCCTGAGGCTGTTGCCCGCGCTCGCCCAATCCTGGAAGCCTTCGCGGCGCGGGTCATTCCCACGGGTCCGGTCGGTACGGGACACACGATGAAGCTCCTCAATAACTTCATTTCGATGGGCTATTCCGCAATCTATTCGGAGGCCTTGATGCTCGGCGCCAAGGCCGGCCTCACGCCACACGTCTTCGACAGCGTGCTGCGCGGCAGCCGCATGGATTGCGCCTTCTACCAGGCCTTCTTCGATTTCGTGCTGAACCGCAACGAGAATGCCCAGCGCTTCGCCATGGTCAATGCGCTGAAGGATATGTCCTATCTCGCGTCATTCGCCCATTCGGCCGGCGCGGTGAACCCGATGGGAGCCGCCGTCCGCAACAGTTTTGCGATCGCGGTTGCCGCAGGCCAGGGCGAAGCCTTCGTGCCGGCACTCTCGGATGTCATCGCCGCAGCCAATGGCGTTTCGCTGATCGATCTGCCGAAGGCAGCCGAATAGCTTCGAGCCGAGAAAATCGGGGCGCCACGCGGCGCCCCAACGGTATCGCTGTCAGGCGGCGTCCACCGTCAACTGCGTCTGCTCGCCCAGCCCCTCGATGCCAAGGCGGATCGTCTGGCCGGCGTGCAGGAAAAGCGGCGGCTTCATGCCGAGGCCGACGCCGGGTGGCGTACCGGTCGAGATGATATCGCCCGGCTGCAGGCTCATGAATTGCGAGATGTAATGCACGAGGAAGGACACGCCGAAGATCATCGTCCTGGTCGAGCCGTTCTGCCGCATCGTGCCATCGACCGATAGCCACATCTTGAGGTTCTGCGGATCGGCAATCTCGTCGCGGGTAACGAGCCATGGGCCGATCGGACCGAAGCTGTCGGCCGATTTGCCCTTCGTCCACTGCCCGCCGCGCTCCGCCTGGAATTCGCGTTCGGAGACATCGTTGATGAGGCAATAGCCGGCGACGTGCTTCATCGCATCGGCCTCCTCGACATAGCGCGCCTCGTCGCCGATCACCACGCCGAGTTCGACCTCCCAGTCGGTCTTCTTCGATTTGCGCGGGATGATGACATTGTCGTTCGGGCCGGTAATGGCGCTCGTCGCCTTCATGAAGAGGATCGGCTCATCGGGAATCTTGGCGCCGGTTTCGGCGGCATGGTCGGCATAGTTCAGGCCGACGCAGATGAACTTGCCGGGTCGGACCACGCAGGGACCGATGCGGCCGGGGTCGGCAACCAGCGGCAGGCTTTTCGTGTCGAGCGCGCCGATCCTGGCAATGCCCTCATTGGTCAGCACATCGCCGCCGAGATCATCGACATGGCTGGAGAGGTCGCGGACATTGCCGTCCGCATCGAGAATGCCGGGCTTTTCAAGGCCCTTCTGTCCAAATCGCAGGAGTTTCATCTGTGGTTTCCGTTGGTGAGATTGAGATCAGGCATTGGCCCAGCCGCCATCGATGACCACGGCATTGCCGGTCATGAAGGCGGATTCGTCGCTTGCGAGGTACACCACCAGATTGGCGACCTCCTCGGCCGTGCCGAGGCGACCCATCGGCTGGCGAGAAATGAAGGACGCCCGCGCCTGGTCATAGTCGCCGAGCGCCCGCATGCGGTCCTGCAGTGACGGGCTTTCGATGGTGCCGGGGCAGATGCAATTGGCACGGATGCCTTTGGTTACATAGTCCAGCGCCACCGACTTGGTCAGCCCGATCACCGCAGCCTTGGTCGTGCCGTAGATGAAGCGGTTGGGTGCGGCGATGACGGTCGAGGCGACCGAGGCCATGTTGACGATCGTACCGCTGCCACGCTCGATCATGCCCGGCAGCAGGGCACGGATCATCCGGTACATAGCGCGGACGTTGAGGGCGACAGAGAAGTCGAACGCATCCTCGTCGCAGTCGAGGATCGTGCCATTATGCACGAAACCCGCACAGTTGAAGAGGATATCAGGTGCTTCGATGCCGGCTGCGAATTGCTTGATCGCGTCAGGATTCAGCACATCGAGCCTGCGCGTCACGACACCCTCGACCTCTTTGAGCGAGGCGAGCTTGCCCTCGTCGATATCGGTCGCGATGACCTTTGCGCCTTCACGCGCGAAGGCCAGCACCGAGGCATGGCCCATCCCCTGGCCGGCCGCTGTCACGACCGCCGTCTTGCCTTCCAATCTACCTGTCATTCCTGATTTTCCTGTGGTTCAATCCGTCTTGAAATCCGGCAGGCCGACGCGCTGCGCGGCCCCGGCGAGATGGTGCTGCATGGCGGCCTGCGCTTCCGCCGGGTTACCGGCCTCGATCGCATCGAGGATGCGGCGATGTTCGCCGAGCGTGATGCTGGCCATGTCGTCGGAGCGCTGCTGGTTGCCGGCCGCGAGAATACTGTCGCGCACGCGTTCCGACACGAATGTCAGGAACTGCACCATGTACGGGTTGCCGGTGGCGGCTGCGACGGTGCGGTGGAATTCGAGATCGGTCTTCAGCCACATGACGCTGCCATAAGGTGCGGCGGTCATCGTATCGAGCGCCTGATGCATCCTGGCGAGGTCCTCGTCGGTGCGGCGCTTGGCGGCGAGTGCCGCCGCCTCGACTTCGAGAATGCCGCGCAGTTCGAACAGGCTGAGATAAGCGTTGGCTTGCTGGAGCGCATCGTAGTCGATCGTCAGCACGGTCGTGTTGGCCGCGTCCGTCACGAAGGCGCCGCGACCCTGCTGCGACCAGATCCGACCCTCCGAACGCAGTCGGGCGATCGCCTCGCGCACCACGTTGCGGCTCACCCCGAACGTCTGCGCCAAGGCCTGTTCGGTCGGCAACTGGTCGCCTGGCTTCAGCCTGCCCTCGGCGATTTCGCGCGAGATCGAACTCGCCACCAGCGTGGAAAGATGTGGCCCGCGATTGACCTTGTCCAGTTTGAGCACCATCGGCTAATCATGCCCCCTAGCGTTGCGCGCCGCCAGAATGCGGCCTTCGCTCATGATGTGCTTCGGATCAAGCGCATCCTTTATCCGGCCGGCAAGCTCAAGCGCCACCGGATCGGCGCGATCGAGAAAAGCCTGCTGCTTGACCTTGCCGACGCCATGCTCGGCGCTGATCGAGCCGCCGTGATTGTCGATGACGTCGAAGATCACCTCTTCGGTGGCATGGAATAGTGCTTCCATTTCCTCCGGACCCATATGTTCCGGCGGCACGATGTTGAGATGGATATTGCCGTCGCCGACATGGCCATAGGTCACCGGCAACGCATCGGGATGGCTTGCCTTGAGCGCCGCGAGCGCATCGGAAACGAAAGCCGCCAGGCTCGAAATCGGCACCGAGACATCGGTGCGCAGATAGCGCCCGCCACGGCCCTGCCACTCCACCATCATCTCGCGCAGCATCCAGAGCCGCGCGGCCTGGGCACGGTTCGAGGCGACAACACCATCGAGCACAATATCCCCAGCATCGCCGAGGAAGCCTTCGAGCAGCGCGCGCAGATCGACCCGGCCGCCGGCGGAAACCTCGATCAGCACATAAACGGGGTAGGGGCTGGAAAGCGGATCGCCCATCGCGGCGGGCGAGCGCATGGCGATCTCGATGCCACCACGCAGGATCAGCTCGAAAGCGGTCAGCAGGTCGCTGCATTCGCGCCGTGCGCGGGCATAGAGTTCCATTGCCTTCTCGACGGATTCGACGCCCACCAGAGCAGTCTCGATCTGCGTCGGCCGCGGAAAGATCTTCAGCGCCGCGGCGGTGATGACGCCGAGCGTCCCTTCGCTGCCGATAAAGAGCTGCTTGAGATCATAGCCTCTATTGTCCTTGCGCAGCGTCTTCAGCCCGTTCCACACGCGTCCATCCGGCAGCACGACTTCCAGCCCGAGCACCAGATCGCGGGTCATGCCGTAGCGCAGCACATTGAAGCCGCCGGCATTGGTGGCGACATTGCCGCCGATCTGACAGCTTCCCTGTGCCCCGAAAGTGATCGGCAGGATGCAATCAGCCGCCTCCGCGCGCGTCTTCGCCTCTTCGAGGATGCAGCCGGCCTCTACCACCATGGCGAAATCGATCGCGCTCACCGAGCGCACCTTGTTCAGGCGCTCCAGTGAAATCACCACCTCGCCCGAGGGAAAGCTTGCGACGGCGGCGCCGACAAGGCCGGTCAGCCCGCCCTGCGGCACGACATGGATGCCTTCTGCATTGCAATGGCGGAGCAGTGCGCTCACTTCTTCGACGGAACGCGGTCGCGCAACCGCCAGCGGTCGTGCATAATGATCGCCCGACCAGTCGCGGCTGAAGCGTAGAAGATCGTCGTCCGCCGTCAGCAACATGCCTTCCGGCATGGCTGAGGCCAGGGCGGCAAGCGCTTTGGCCTGGGGGTCTGGCGGGGCATTCATCGCTTCTGCTCCATTTCACGCCGAAAGAGGGCTGGACAATTGGCCTAGTTGCATGGTTATCATACAACACTGGTTTCGAACATCAAGTGCGCGCGCCGTTTCCAGGTCGCTTCGTTCACAAAAATCAGTGTAAAAACGAACACTTGCAGGAGGAAGGTTACAATGGGCGCTGCGTCCGGCAATTTCCGTATGATGCACACGATGATCCGGGTGATGGATCTCGACAAGTCGATCAAGTTCTATACCGAACTGCTCGGCATGACGCTGCTGCGCAGGGACGATTATCCCGGCGGCAAATTCACCAATGCCTTCGTCGGTTACGGTCCCGAGGACACCGAATGTGTCGTCGAGCTGACGCTGAACTGGGGCAGGGAAGAACCCTATGACCTCGGCACCGGCTTCGGCCATCTCGCGCTCGGCGTCAGGGATATTTATGCGGTCTGCTCGGCACTCGAAAAGCAGGGCGCCAAGATCCCGCGTCCGCCGGGTCCGATGCTGCACGGCACGACCCACATCGCCTTCATCGAGGATCCCGACGGCTACAAGATCGAACTGATCGACCTCAACACGATGGGCTGAAGCTTCAAGGGAATCGCGCCTCCGGGTGCGGTTCCCCACTTTCTCCACCTCAGTGGGCGACCGCCGCCTCATTTGATGATCGCAATCTTGCTGCGGTCGATCGTGATCGCCACGGCGAGGATCAGCACCGCGCCGAACACCACGTTCTCGAAGAAAATGTTGACGCCGACGAAGGTCATGCCGATGCGCACGATCGAGATGATCAGCGCGCCGACCGCCGTCCGCGCCACGCCACCAAGCCCCCCAGTGATTGCCGTGCCACCGACGATGACGGCGGCAATGGCCGGCAGAAGCAACTGATTGGCAAGGCTCGGCGAACCCGATGACAGGCGCGCGGCCAAGATGACGCCGGCAATCGCCGCCAGCATGCCCGACACGGCAAAAGCGATGATCTTGGTGCGATTGACATTGATGCCAGCGGCAATTGCGGCAGGCTCACCGGCGCCGACAGCGATGCTGTGGCGGCCAAACCGTGTATAGCGCAGTGCAAGGAACGCGATCACCCCCACGATCGCGGCGATGATCACCACGACAGGCATGCCCGCGATATCGGCATTGATCCAGGACGTATTCGCGCGGCCCGCTTCCTCGATGGTGATCGCCCGCCCATTGGCGCTCCAGAGTGCGATGCCGGCCACCACGCCACCCGTGGCGAGCGTCGCGACGAAGGACGGCACGCGCAGCCTCACATGCACGATGCCGCTCAATATGCCGAAAGCGAGCCCCGCTAGTATCGCCACCGGAAAGGCCAGCAGGCCGAGCGATGGCAGCAACTGTGCAAGGATGACGCTCGCGAGCGATGCGACGGCTTGAATTGACAGGTCGATGCCGCCGATCAGGATCACGAAGGTGACGCCGGTCGCGAGGATGAACAGCACGGCAGTATTGGCGAGCAACAGTGTCAGCGTCTCTCCGGTGAGGAAGCCCGGCGAGCCGATCTCGACGATCAGCACCAATACCACCAGCAGCGCCGGAGGGATGGCGCCCTGCGCCCAGCCAGTGGCGAGCAGGGATTTGAGGTCCGCGAGGTTCTTCATATTCCGCTCCTCACACCATTGCCTTCAGGAGATCGACCTGATCAGGCTTCTTGCCGGGGCTCGCATCGAAGCGCGCGGTCACCTCGCCGTCGCGCATGACCAGCACCTGATGCGAAAGTCCGATCGTCTCTTCCAGCGTGTCCGAGATCAGCAGGATCGCGACGCCCTGCTCGGAGAGATCGCGCACGAGATCGTAGACCTCCTCCTTGGCGCCGACATCGAGCCCGCGTGTCGGATGATCGAGGATCAATATGCGTGAGCCGGCCGTCATCCACCGCGCCAGCACGACCTTCTGCTGGTTTCCGCCCGAGAGGTTGCGGCAGGCCGCATCCGGTCCGGGCGCCTTGATCCTGAGCCGCTTGATCCAGTCGCTCGCCAGCCTCCGTTCAAGCCGATAATCGATGCGGCCGTTCTTCATCACGGCTGAAAGGTCGGCGAGCGATATATTCTCCGCGACGGAGAGGAACATCACCAGCCCCTCGACCCGCCGCTCGCGCGGGATATAGCCAATGCTCTTCTTCACGGCCTGTTCGGGCGAGGTGAAATTCACCGCCTCGCCCTTGACCTTCAATGTGCCCGACGTATGCGGCAGGAAGCCGCCGATCGCGCGTGTCACCTCCTCGCGGCCGGAGCCGACAACACCGGCAATCCCGACGATCTCACCGGCGCGGATCGTCAAGTCGACATCGGAGAAAGCGCCGCTTGCGCCAAGACGCGCGGCATCGAGAACGATCTCGCTCTGCGGCGCGCGCTGGCGGCCCTCCCTGTAATATTCGGTCTGCAGTCCGCGGCCGACCATGATCTCATGCAGTTGCGGCGCGGTGACCTCGCCGGTCTTGTGCTCGGCCACCACCTCGCCGTCCTTCATCGTATAGACGCGGTCGGAGATCCTCAGAACCTCATCGAGCCGGTGCGAGACAAACACGAAGCTCGCCCGCTTCTTGAGCGAGCGGACACGGTTGAACAGGATATCGATATCGGCGCCTGATAGTACGGAGGTCGGCTCGTCGAGCAGGATCACCAGCGGCCTGTCGACGGTTTCCTCGAGCGTCAGGGCCTTGGCGAGTTCCACCATCTGGCGGGCGGCGAAGGTGAGTTCGGAGGTTCGTGCCGTCACATCGATCTCGACGCCGATCTTCGACAATTGCCGACGTGCCGCCTCGTGCATCGCCTTCCAATTGACCAGCCCCATGCGGATGAACTGGCCTTCCTGGCCGATATAGATGTTCTCCGCGACGGACATATTGAGCAGCAGCGACTGTTCCTGGAACACCATGCCGATGCCGTGAAGTCCGGCATCGCGCGCGCCCTTCAGCTTCAGTGGCTGACCATCAAGCACCAGCGTGCCGGAATCCGGCCTATGCGTGCCGGCCAGCACGCGCATGAGCGTGGATTTGCCGGCGCCGTTCTCGCCGATCAGGCCGACCACTTCGTTCGGGCGCACTTCGATGCTGACGTCCTTGAGAGCCTGGACGCCGG
This genomic interval carries:
- a CDS encoding fumarylacetoacetate hydrolase family protein, with translation MKLLRFGQKGLEKPGILDADGNVRDLSSHVDDLGGDVLTNEGIARIGALDTKSLPLVADPGRIGPCVVRPGKFICVGLNYADHAAETGAKIPDEPILFMKATSAITGPNDNVIIPRKSKKTDWEVELGVVIGDEARYVEEADAMKHVAGYCLINDVSEREFQAERGGQWTKGKSADSFGPIGPWLVTRDEIADPQNLKMWLSVDGTMRQNGSTRTMIFGVSFLVHYISQFMSLQPGDIISTGTPPGVGLGMKPPLFLHAGQTIRLGIEGLGEQTQLTVDAA
- a CDS encoding SDR family oxidoreductase, whose product is MTGRLEGKTAVVTAAGQGMGHASVLAFAREGAKVIATDIDEGKLASLKEVEGVVTRRLDVLNPDAIKQFAAGIEAPDILFNCAGFVHNGTILDCDEDAFDFSVALNVRAMYRMIRALLPGMIERGSGTIVNMASVASTVIAAPNRFIYGTTKAAVIGLTKSVALDYVTKGIRANCICPGTIESPSLQDRMRALGDYDQARASFISRQPMGRLGTAEEVANLVVYLASDESAFMTGNAVVIDGGWANA
- a CDS encoding FadR/GntR family transcriptional regulator, producing MVLKLDKVNRGPHLSTLVASSISREIAEGRLKPGDQLPTEQALAQTFGVSRNVVREAIARLRSEGRIWSQQGRGAFVTDAANTTVLTIDYDALQQANAYLSLFELRGILEVEAAALAAKRRTDEDLARMHQALDTMTAAPYGSVMWLKTDLEFHRTVAAATGNPYMVQFLTFVSERVRDSILAAGNQQRSDDMASITLGEHRRILDAIEAGNPAEAQAAMQHHLAGAAQRVGLPDFKTD
- a CDS encoding FAD-binding oxidoreductase produces the protein MNAPPDPQAKALAALASAMPEGMLLTADDDLLRFSRDWSGDHYARPLAVARPRSVEEVSALLRHCNAEGIHVVPQGGLTGLVGAAVASFPSGEVVISLERLNKVRSVSAIDFAMVVEAGCILEEAKTRAEAADCILPITFGAQGSCQIGGNVATNAGGFNVLRYGMTRDLVLGLEVVLPDGRVWNGLKTLRKDNRGYDLKQLFIGSEGTLGVITAAALKIFPRPTQIETALVGVESVEKAMELYARARRECSDLLTAFELILRGGIEIAMRSPAAMGDPLSSPYPVYVLIEVSAGGRVDLRALLEGFLGDAGDIVLDGVVASNRAQAARLWMLREMMVEWQGRGGRYLRTDVSVPISSLAAFVSDALAALKASHPDALPVTYGHVGDGNIHLNIVPPEHMGPEEMEALFHATEEVIFDVIDNHGGSISAEHGVGKVKQQAFLDRADPVALELAGRIKDALDPKHIMSEGRILAARNARGHD
- the gloA gene encoding lactoylglutathione lyase translates to MGAASGNFRMMHTMIRVMDLDKSIKFYTELLGMTLLRRDDYPGGKFTNAFVGYGPEDTECVVELTLNWGREEPYDLGTGFGHLALGVRDIYAVCSALEKQGAKIPRPPGPMLHGTTHIAFIEDPDGYKIELIDLNTMG
- a CDS encoding ABC transporter permease — encoded protein: MKNLADLKSLLATGWAQGAIPPALLVVLVLIVEIGSPGFLTGETLTLLLANTAVLFILATGVTFVILIGGIDLSIQAVASLASVILAQLLPSLGLLAFPVAILAGLAFGILSGIVHVRLRVPSFVATLATGGVVAGIALWSANGRAITIEEAGRANTSWINADIAGMPVVVIIAAIVGVIAFLALRYTRFGRHSIAVGAGEPAAIAAGINVNRTKIIAFAVSGMLAAIAGVILAARLSSGSPSLANQLLLPAIAAVIVGGTAITGGLGGVARTAVGALIISIVRIGMTFVGVNIFFENVVFGAVLILAVAITIDRSKIAIIK